In one Mus pahari chromosome 21, PAHARI_EIJ_v1.1, whole genome shotgun sequence genomic region, the following are encoded:
- the Lrp11 gene encoding low-density lipoprotein receptor-related protein 11 isoform X2 produces MAARGGPGPGVRHRALRGLLLLCFWLPGGRLGEPAAPPSGVDRLLQDFRRQLQRARPREELEPELLGGPREDCPGAVGTAVYRAVPDTIIRTQDSIAAGASFLRAPGSVRGWRQCVAACCSEPSCSVAVVQLPRGPSVPAPMPAPRCYLFNCTARGRSVCKFAPLRGYRTYTLSRAGDAGIPPRPDEDEPPISKAGKDVVLHLPTDGVVLDGRESTDDHAIVLYEWTLQQGDPSSVDMKVPQPGTLRLSNLKEGAYVFQLTVTDSVGHRSSDNVSVTVLPRLHSTGGCSSACSRYHFFCDSGCCIDIALACDGVRQCPDGSDEDFCQNLALDRKLVAHTVATSAQPGATGLSEGEGDPRLEKSQRATTHNQPATVSHPEKRIHSTQKAPESQINPVQPVIPQERTKKKEITISSPRVAKREGSTRPRKQVRCYLWH; encoded by the exons ATGGCCGCCCGGGGAGGACCGGGCCCCGGCGTCCGGCACCGCGCGCTCCGcgggctgctgctgctctgcttctGGCTACCCGGCGGCCGGCTCGGGGAGCCCGCCGCTCCGCCGTCCGGAGTGGATAGGTTGCTTCAGGACTTTCGCCGGCAGCTACAACGGGCACGGCCTCGCGAGGAGCTGGAGCCGGAGCTGCTGGGCGGTCCGCGGGAGGATTGCCCGGGTGCGGTCGGTACGGCGGTCTACCGGGCGGTGCCCGATACCATCATCCGCACCCAGGACTCCATCGCGGCGGGAGCCAGCTTCCTGCGCGCACCCGGGAGCGTGCGGGGTTGGCGGCAGTGCGTGGCGGCCTGCTGCTCCGAGCCGAGCTGCTCGGTGGCGGTGGTGCAGCTACCCCGGGGGCCCAGCGTGCCCGCACCCATGCCCGCGCCCCGCTGCTACCTGTTCAACTGCACGGCGCGCGGCCGCAGCGTCTGCAAGTTCGCGCCGCTCCGCGGGTACCGCACTTACACCCTCAGTCGCGCCGGGGACGCCGGAATCCCTCCCAGGCCAG ATGAGGACGAGCCTCCCATTAGCAAGGCTGGGAAGGATGTGGTTTTACATCTGCCCACAGACGGGGTAGTTCTAGATGGTCGAGAAAGCACAGACGACCACGCCATTGTCCTTTATGAGTGGACGCTGCAGCAGGGTGACCCATCGTCAGTGGACATGAAG GTGCCTCAGCCAGGAACCCTGAGGCTGTCCAACCTGAAGGAAGGAGCCTACGTCTTCCAGCTGACTGTGACCGACTCCGTGGGTCACAGAAGCTCCGACAATGTCTCTGTGACTGTGCTTCCCAGGCTCCACTCCACGGGAG GATGCTCCAGTGCTTGCTCGCGCTACCATTTCTTCTGTGACAGTGGCTGCTGCATTGACATCGCCTTGGCTTGTGATGGCGTGAGGCAATGTCCCGATGGGTCTGATGAAGACTTCTGTCAAAACT TGGCTCTTGACCGCAAGTTGGTGGCACACACAGTGGCTACTTCTGCCCAGCCAGGAGCCACAGGATTAAGTGAAGGTGAAGGAGACCCCAGGTTGGAAAAATCCCAGAGAGCCACTACCCACAACCAACCAGCTACTGTATCCCACCCAGAGAAGCGGATCCACTCTACCCAGAAGGCGCCAGAGAGTCAGATCAATCCTGTCCAGCCAG TAATTCCTCAGGAAagaaccaagaagaaggaaattaCGATCTCAAGTCCAAGAGTGGCCAAGCGCGAGGGGAGCACCCGGCCCCGGAAGCAG